In Sulfitobacter sp. W027, a single window of DNA contains:
- a CDS encoding response regulator, producing the protein MNHDFEKILQAAPSPFVLLDKELRVVWANDAYLKVTDRQADRLFGKVITEEFPSDPESESGRMLRASFERVFRDGIADHLPVIPYPISDAEGKTEDRYWSATHTPISGADGEVEFILQHTQDITDIYTAETPGEGIAGSAQVDVLRRAHQVTQQNLELDSGISLFKMIFEQAPNFMVTLMGPNHVFRTANAAYMQLVGQRDLIGRPVREAVPEIAGQGFFELLDEVYRTGKAVSQNGAEAWVQRNPDGPAERVFVDFVFQPLDNVRGQTIGIMIQGHDVTAQKVAEAHLREAEERFRTMAHTMPVHVWTATADGHLDWISDQVYAYSGAEKGSLVGDNWVEIVHPDDRGASTSTWAQAVDTQSIYETEFRLRRADGTYCWHLVRAAPIRDDQGTLLRWVGTNSDIHEQKELARQLADLNTSLEERVEKRNRELEELHDRLAQSQRVEAVGNLAGGIAHDFNNLLQVMTGSLTMAAREISADSPARVRLDAAMRAVERGASLSSQLLAFSRRQPLQPRSIDLRDLLTDIDDILRSALGDGMDVAIDAPDVLWPAYVDAASTQNAVLNLVINSRDAMEGRGKLKIAIANRHFGPEDLLGEPDMVAGDYVEVKVIDEGPGIPAETLDKVFDPFFTTKPVGKGTGLGLSTVYGFARQSGGRVTINSRPGAGTTVTLLLPRAQSAAEPLQWHDPSDISGGNEIVLLVEDDAEVRDATAALLSDLGYHVRTAEDPTAALEVARQEPEFDLLVSDVVMPGELSSRDMAQTLQTERPDLPILFISGYSRDAIVRDGRVDAGVQFLAKPFTKDALAIKVRDALASAPTVADRAAEEAHDRPCRVLLCEDDALIRLDLADILHSLGTEVTETASGQETLDKLQSGQYDALLIDVGLPDISGEEVATRVRKQHPDMPIIFATGQAEVATAATLGRCAVVQKPFGDRDLARALASLGILSQAETATAL; encoded by the coding sequence ATGAACCACGACTTCGAAAAAATCCTCCAAGCCGCGCCGTCGCCCTTCGTGTTGCTGGACAAAGAGCTTCGGGTGGTCTGGGCGAATGACGCCTACCTCAAGGTTACCGACCGGCAGGCTGACAGGCTTTTCGGTAAAGTGATCACCGAAGAATTCCCTTCCGATCCGGAAAGTGAATCTGGTCGAATGCTCCGCGCTTCCTTCGAGCGGGTGTTTCGCGATGGCATTGCCGATCACCTTCCTGTCATTCCCTATCCGATCTCCGACGCGGAGGGCAAAACCGAGGACCGCTATTGGAGTGCGACCCACACGCCGATCTCCGGGGCGGATGGCGAGGTTGAGTTTATTCTGCAGCACACGCAGGACATTACCGACATCTATACCGCAGAGACCCCCGGCGAGGGGATCGCCGGTTCCGCCCAAGTCGATGTATTGCGCCGTGCGCATCAGGTGACACAGCAAAACCTTGAGTTGGATTCCGGTATCAGCCTGTTCAAAATGATTTTTGAACAGGCGCCGAACTTCATGGTCACCCTCATGGGGCCGAACCATGTGTTCCGCACGGCCAACGCGGCCTATATGCAACTCGTGGGCCAGCGCGATCTGATTGGACGGCCAGTGCGCGAGGCTGTGCCAGAGATCGCAGGGCAAGGCTTTTTCGAACTGCTGGATGAAGTCTACCGCACCGGTAAGGCGGTGAGCCAGAACGGCGCCGAGGCATGGGTGCAACGCAACCCCGACGGTCCGGCGGAACGTGTCTTTGTCGACTTCGTATTTCAACCGCTCGACAATGTGCGGGGGCAGACCATTGGCATTATGATCCAAGGCCATGACGTCACCGCGCAAAAGGTGGCTGAAGCGCATCTGCGCGAAGCCGAAGAACGCTTTCGCACCATGGCGCATACCATGCCGGTGCATGTCTGGACCGCGACGGCAGACGGGCATTTGGATTGGATCAGCGATCAGGTCTATGCCTACTCCGGAGCCGAGAAGGGCAGTCTGGTGGGGGATAATTGGGTGGAGATCGTACACCCGGATGACCGCGGAGCGTCGACATCAACCTGGGCACAGGCGGTGGATACGCAGTCGATCTACGAAACTGAGTTTCGCCTGCGCCGCGCCGATGGGACCTATTGCTGGCATCTGGTGCGGGCCGCGCCGATCAGGGACGATCAGGGCACTCTCCTCCGCTGGGTGGGGACGAACTCAGACATTCATGAGCAAAAAGAACTGGCGCGGCAATTGGCGGATCTGAACACCTCGCTGGAGGAACGGGTCGAGAAGCGCAACCGCGAGCTAGAAGAACTTCATGACCGTCTGGCGCAGAGCCAGCGGGTCGAGGCTGTCGGCAATCTTGCCGGAGGCATTGCTCATGATTTCAACAACCTGCTGCAGGTGATGACCGGCAGCCTGACCATGGCCGCGCGTGAAATCTCGGCTGATTCCCCTGCGCGGGTGCGGCTTGATGCGGCCATGCGCGCGGTGGAACGCGGCGCGTCGCTTTCCTCGCAACTGCTGGCCTTCAGCCGTCGACAGCCGCTGCAGCCGCGCTCTATCGACCTGCGGGATCTCTTAACTGATATCGACGATATCTTGCGCAGCGCTTTGGGCGATGGGATGGACGTTGCCATCGACGCGCCCGACGTTCTCTGGCCGGCCTATGTCGATGCCGCAAGTACCCAGAACGCGGTGCTGAACCTCGTGATCAACTCTCGGGACGCGATGGAGGGGCGTGGCAAGCTGAAGATCGCCATTGCGAACCGGCATTTCGGTCCCGAGGACTTGTTGGGAGAGCCCGACATGGTGGCGGGAGATTACGTCGAGGTAAAGGTTATCGACGAAGGGCCGGGCATTCCGGCAGAGACGCTCGACAAGGTTTTCGACCCATTCTTTACGACCAAGCCCGTGGGCAAGGGCACCGGGCTGGGGCTGTCGACCGTATACGGTTTCGCGCGGCAATCGGGGGGGCGGGTAACCATCAACAGCCGCCCCGGTGCGGGCACCACCGTGACGCTGCTTCTGCCCCGTGCACAATCGGCGGCAGAGCCTTTGCAATGGCATGATCCGTCGGACATCTCCGGGGGGAATGAGATCGTGTTGCTGGTCGAAGACGACGCCGAGGTGCGCGATGCTACCGCAGCCCTGCTGTCTGATCTCGGCTATCATGTGCGCACCGCCGAAGATCCGACTGCCGCCCTAGAAGTTGCCCGGCAGGAGCCGGAGTTCGACCTGTTGGTCTCAGATGTGGTCATGCCCGGTGAGCTTAGCAGCCGCGATATGGCGCAGACCCTTCAGACCGAGCGACCCGATCTGCCAATCCTTTTCATTTCGGGCTATTCGCGTGATGCAATTGTGCGCGATGGCCGGGTGGATGCCGGGGTGCAGTTCCTTGCCAAGCCCTTTACCAAGGACGCTTTGGCGATCAAGGTGCGCGACGCTTTAGCGTCGGCCCCCACGGTTGCTGATAGGGCAGCGGAAGAGGCGCATGACCGCCCCTGCCGTGTATTGCTATGCGAAGATGACGCGCTGATCCGGTTGGATCTGGCGGATATCCTGCACAGTCTGGGGACTGAGGTGACAGAGACAGCCTCGGGGCAGGAGACATTGGACAAGTTGCAATCGGGCCAATACGACGCGCTGCTGATTGACGTGGGCCTGCCGGATATCTCAGGCGAAGAGGTCGCGACCCGCGTGCGCAAACAGCATCCCGACATGCCCATCATCTTTGCCACGGGCCAGGCCGAAGTGGCCACGGCCGCGACCCTAGGCCGCTGCGCCGTGGTTCAGAAACCTTTCGGAGACCGCGACCTCGCCCGCGCCCTTGCGAGCTTGGGTATCCTATCTCAAGCAGAAACGGCCACGGCGCTTTGA
- a CDS encoding DNA repair exonuclease, whose translation MTFRFIHASDLHIGRKFANIPQPPDGNIRGRLMEARHGAIAKLAQAARDHGAVHVLLAGDTFDTATPSPAVVRQALTAMGEEAGITWWLLPGNHDNLRDAEPLWDAIRRDAPANLRALTDAAPVEMAEGATLLPCPIAFRAGASDPSAPLDHMQSPEGHLRIGLAHGGVTDFTESGDAIAPDRDRRARLDYLALGDWHGRMAVSDRVHYCGTPEQDRFKHGRRGVCLAVGIAGPNAAPEVAEVETGIFLWSEAELQLHPRQDAAAALQALLPATGRRDHLLRVTASGWAGLPDRADLARAAEACAPDFAHFDLVTEALATQYEAGDLDEIDRGGALRLAAEALVAEAEAETLSQAERDVAADALARLHAYVQGAKA comes from the coding sequence ATGACATTCCGCTTCATCCACGCTTCTGATCTGCATATCGGGCGCAAATTCGCGAATATCCCGCAACCGCCTGACGGCAATATTCGTGGGCGTTTGATGGAAGCGCGTCATGGGGCCATTGCCAAGCTCGCGCAAGCGGCGCGCGATCATGGGGCCGTGCATGTGCTGCTGGCGGGCGATACATTCGACACCGCCACCCCGTCGCCCGCCGTGGTACGGCAAGCGTTGACCGCGATGGGCGAAGAGGCGGGCATCACATGGTGGCTCTTGCCCGGCAACCACGACAACCTGCGCGATGCGGAACCCTTGTGGGACGCGATACGCCGCGACGCGCCTGCAAACCTGCGTGCCTTGACCGATGCTGCCCCAGTCGAAATGGCCGAAGGGGCGACGCTGCTGCCCTGCCCCATCGCTTTTCGCGCGGGCGCCAGCGATCCGAGCGCACCGTTGGATCATATGCAAAGCCCGGAAGGGCATCTGCGGATCGGCCTTGCCCATGGCGGGGTCACGGATTTCACCGAAAGCGGCGATGCGATTGCGCCGGATCGGGACCGACGCGCACGGCTCGATTATCTGGCCCTTGGCGATTGGCACGGGCGGATGGCTGTTTCTGACCGGGTGCACTACTGCGGCACGCCCGAGCAAGACCGGTTCAAACATGGGCGCCGCGGCGTCTGCCTTGCGGTGGGCATCGCAGGCCCGAATGCCGCGCCGGAGGTGGCAGAGGTCGAGACCGGCATCTTCCTGTGGTCGGAGGCTGAGCTTCAGCTTCACCCCAGACAAGATGCCGCCGCGGCGTTGCAGGCTCTCTTGCCCGCCACAGGTCGGCGGGATCACCTGCTGCGCGTCACGGCCAGTGGCTGGGCGGGTCTGCCGGACCGGGCAGATCTTGCCCGCGCCGCCGAAGCCTGCGCGCCGGATTTTGCCCATTTCGATCTGGTGACAGAGGCGCTGGCCACGCAATATGAGGCCGGTGACCTTGATGAGATCGACCGTGGTGGCGCGCTGCGGCTGGCCGCTGAGGCGTTGGTCGCGGAAGCGGAAGCCGAGACCCTCTCGCAGGCCGAACGCGACGTGGCCGCCGACGCTCTTGCCCGGCTGCATGCCTATGTGCAGGGAGCGAAAGCATGA
- a CDS encoding AAA family ATPase, translated as MKIRAITLNNVRRFTDPAQVVGIGDGINVLSEPNEHGKSTLFDAIQALFFKPYGSRDKDVAALRPHAGGAPEVTIEVETDEGRFVVFKRWFQKPLATVHRNGMLIAQADEAEAWIAQLLGGDAGGPSGLIWVRQGMTALTGGSTKEEKLALEARRDLMTSVGAEVEAMTGGRRMDKALAQCREELAHYATSTGRPRTGGPWKEAQDRVETLSTERDHLASTARELQDALAERQRARRALAELETPEVVEERRQKLETARTAHAAAMRHAEELEALARAVDLARLNAERATTRLDNYRAAEAEQKAARSEEALARKATEAARAALSDRRTALEVAEVAAGQARTALQSAEDQRRSALRAVAARDGADRRRALEARIKEAEEARHRMETATAAAKSGPEAAALQRLETLSAELSASRAARDATATQVIMRYAPGQSGAIHAESGPLADGTPLPLPRSTTLRIDGIGSLEIHPGTGGQEDGTVEAAAARLQAALDKVGAADLTAARTAAAARAEAAARQGEAKAVLASLAPDGIDALHQALATIPTPAEEAEAPDLEAAEATLQSAQSEHETCRIARETAAEALADAKADAARNEAQLTSLTDRLQRAEAQQAKLGDLTEEDLAAQSVTTAAALEAARLSHAEKAKDAPDATSLQAALTRAESVETQARDEIARLRPLLARLSERITRASGDAVEERLAETQEQLQAAEETLARLTHEVAVLTRLEAALQNARNEARERYFTPIVKELKPLLQLLWPDAELTWGEESLLPHALIRGGREEPIDMLSGGTQEQVALLVRLAFARMLARAGRIAPVILDDALVFTDDDRIERMFDALHRQAADMQIIVLTCRQRAFRALGGQALRLQAVEA; from the coding sequence ATGAAAATCCGCGCCATCACCCTTAACAATGTCCGCCGCTTTACCGACCCTGCGCAGGTGGTGGGGATCGGCGACGGCATCAACGTATTGAGCGAGCCGAATGAACACGGCAAATCCACCCTCTTTGACGCGATACAGGCTTTGTTCTTCAAACCCTACGGCTCGCGCGATAAAGACGTGGCCGCCCTGCGCCCCCATGCGGGCGGCGCACCTGAGGTGACCATTGAGGTGGAGACTGACGAGGGGCGCTTTGTCGTTTTTAAGCGCTGGTTTCAAAAACCCCTCGCCACCGTTCACCGGAACGGCATGCTGATCGCACAGGCGGATGAGGCCGAGGCGTGGATCGCGCAACTATTGGGCGGTGATGCCGGCGGGCCGTCTGGGCTGATCTGGGTCCGACAGGGGATGACTGCACTCACCGGCGGCTCCACCAAAGAGGAAAAGCTGGCGCTCGAGGCGCGGCGCGATTTGATGACCTCGGTCGGGGCCGAGGTGGAGGCCATGACCGGTGGGCGGCGCATGGACAAGGCGCTGGCCCAATGTCGGGAAGAGCTTGCCCATTACGCGACCAGCACCGGGCGGCCCCGCACGGGCGGCCCGTGGAAAGAGGCGCAGGATCGGGTCGAGACGCTGAGCACTGAGCGTGACCATCTCGCCAGCACCGCGCGGGAGTTGCAAGACGCACTGGCCGAACGGCAGCGCGCCCGACGAGCCTTGGCCGAGTTGGAAACGCCTGAGGTCGTTGAGGAGCGCCGCCAGAAACTTGAAACCGCGCGCACCGCCCATGCCGCTGCCATGCGCCACGCAGAGGAACTTGAAGCCCTTGCCCGCGCTGTGGATCTTGCCCGGCTAAACGCCGAAAGGGCCACAACACGGCTCGACAATTACCGCGCCGCAGAAGCCGAACAGAAAGCCGCCCGATCCGAAGAAGCGCTGGCCCGCAAAGCCACGGAGGCCGCACGTGCTGCCCTGTCTGATCGCCGCACGGCACTGGAGGTCGCTGAGGTCGCTGCCGGGCAGGCCCGCACAGCGTTGCAATCCGCCGAAGACCAGCGCCGCAGCGCCCTGCGCGCAGTTGCCGCCCGCGACGGGGCAGACCGCCGCCGCGCCCTTGAGGCCCGGATCAAAGAGGCCGAAGAGGCCCGTCACCGGATGGAGACAGCCACTGCTGCGGCCAAATCGGGACCCGAGGCCGCCGCGCTGCAACGCCTTGAAACCCTGTCCGCCGAACTTTCCGCCAGCCGCGCTGCACGCGATGCCACCGCAACCCAAGTGATCATGCGCTACGCGCCCGGTCAATCGGGTGCGATCCATGCTGAAAGCGGCCCATTGGCCGACGGCACGCCGCTCCCGCTCCCGCGCAGTACCACCTTGCGGATTGACGGTATCGGCAGCTTGGAAATCCACCCCGGCACCGGCGGGCAAGAGGACGGCACGGTTGAGGCCGCCGCCGCCAGACTACAGGCCGCCCTAGACAAAGTCGGCGCGGCTGATCTGACCGCTGCCCGCACCGCCGCCGCCGCCCGAGCTGAAGCTGCCGCCCGTCAGGGTGAAGCCAAAGCCGTTCTGGCCAGCCTTGCCCCTGATGGGATCGACGCGCTGCACCAAGCGCTCGCCACCATTCCGACACCGGCAGAGGAAGCCGAGGCACCTGATCTTGAGGCTGCCGAAGCCACGCTGCAAAGCGCTCAGTCCGAACATGAAACTTGCCGTATCGCCCGTGAGACGGCTGCCGAAGCGCTGGCGGATGCCAAGGCCGACGCGGCGCGCAACGAAGCGCAGCTGACCTCGCTCACCGACCGTTTGCAGCGGGCCGAAGCGCAGCAGGCCAAACTGGGTGACCTCACGGAGGAAGACCTCGCGGCCCAATCCGTCACCACCGCCGCTGCGCTGGAGGCTGCGCGCCTGAGCCACGCTGAAAAGGCGAAAGACGCGCCGGACGCAACCAGCCTTCAGGCCGCCCTCACCCGCGCGGAATCGGTGGAAACTCAAGCGCGCGATGAAATTGCCCGTTTGCGCCCGCTGCTCGCCCGGCTCAGCGAACGCATCACCCGCGCCTCTGGCGACGCGGTGGAGGAACGGCTGGCCGAGACCCAAGAGCAATTGCAGGCCGCAGAAGAAACCCTCGCTAGGCTCACGCATGAGGTCGCTGTGCTCACCCGGCTGGAGGCTGCACTTCAAAATGCTCGGAACGAAGCGCGGGAACGTTATTTCACCCCCATCGTGAAAGAACTCAAACCGCTTTTGCAACTTCTTTGGCCTGACGCAGAACTGACATGGGGAGAGGAATCGCTCTTGCCCCATGCGCTGATCCGGGGCGGTCGGGAAGAGCCGATTGACATGCTCTCGGGAGGGACGCAGGAGCAGGTGGCACTGCTGGTACGGCTCGCCTTTGCCCGGATGCTGGCACGTGCCGGGCGCATCGCCCCGGTGATCTTGGACGACGCGCTGGTCTTTACCGACGACGACCGGATTGAGCGGATGTTCGACGCGCTGCACCGGCAGGCGGCCGATATGCAGATCATCGTTCTGACCTGCCGCCAGCGCGCCTTCCGCGCGCTCGGAGGACAAGCTTTGCGGCTGCAAGCGGTCGAGGCGTAA
- a CDS encoding c-type cytochrome, translating into MIRFALVTLAMTTSAQADHELDRRDIVAGRALYDEACAACHGADLEGQPDWRTPDEDGILPAPPHDATGHTWHHDNLLLFEYTKLGGKAALAARGIEDFNSGMPAFGDALTDDEIWDILAYIRSTWPPREQASQASRNRPH; encoded by the coding sequence ATGATACGTTTTGCGCTCGTTACCCTTGCCATGACCACATCTGCGCAGGCAGACCACGAACTTGACCGGCGCGACATCGTTGCGGGTCGCGCGCTCTATGACGAGGCCTGTGCAGCCTGTCATGGCGCTGACCTCGAAGGCCAGCCCGATTGGCGTACGCCCGATGAGGACGGTATACTGCCAGCCCCTCCGCATGATGCAACGGGCCATACCTGGCATCACGACAACCTATTGCTGTTCGAATACACCAAACTCGGGGGCAAAGCCGCATTGGCGGCACGCGGCATCGAAGATTTCAACAGCGGCATGCCAGCCTTCGGCGACGCACTTACAGATGACGAAATCTGGGACATCCTTGCCTATATCAGATCGACCTGGCCGCCGCGCGAACAGGCCTCTCAGGCTAGCCGCAACCGGCCGCATTGA